A region from the Candidatus Zixiibacteriota bacterium genome encodes:
- a CDS encoding tyrosine recombinase XerD, protein MKNDEILELFRSHLSVDLNLSQNTIDSYDSDMTDFLRWCRSSNINVLGTPTEKIYDYLLKLRNKGLNPATIARRLSTLKHFYKFAVGEGITDKNPCVSIEGPRLMRKLPRILDQKEMERLINTPDKSTHLGLRDTAILELWYACGLRISEVQKVQISDLLLELQLLRVMGKGGKERLVPFGRFAHEAVVDYLETGRPALVRASSQSELFLNRLGGGFSRMGLWKMLKKYADQCNFRFTATPHTIRHSCATHMIEAGADIRTVMEFLGHADISTTQIYTHLDREYLQEVHKSFHPRA, encoded by the coding sequence ATGAAAAACGATGAGATTCTTGAGCTGTTCCGCTCCCACTTATCGGTCGATCTGAATCTGTCTCAGAATACGATCGATAGCTATGATTCCGATATGACCGATTTCCTCAGATGGTGCAGGTCATCAAATATTAATGTGCTGGGAACGCCCACAGAGAAGATTTACGACTATTTGCTGAAACTGCGAAACAAGGGGCTCAATCCGGCAACTATAGCCAGACGACTCTCAACCCTAAAGCACTTCTATAAGTTCGCGGTAGGGGAGGGGATTACGGACAAGAATCCGTGCGTGTCTATCGAGGGTCCCCGTCTGATGCGAAAACTGCCTCGCATTCTAGACCAGAAAGAGATGGAGAGACTGATCAACACGCCGGATAAATCGACCCACCTGGGGCTTCGAGATACAGCAATTCTGGAGCTGTGGTATGCCTGTGGGCTGCGTATCTCGGAAGTACAGAAGGTTCAGATTTCGGATTTGCTACTTGAGCTTCAGCTGCTCAGGGTGATGGGCAAGGGGGGAAAGGAGAGGCTCGTTCCGTTTGGGCGATTTGCTCACGAAGCAGTGGTGGACTATTTGGAGACGGGCCGCCCTGCGCTCGTACGCGCATCCTCGCAGAGCGAGCTGTTCCTGAACCGGCTTGGGGGCGGATTTTCGCGAATGGGACTCTGGAAAATGCTAAAGAAATATGCTGATCAGTGTAATTTCAGGTTCACCGCAACTCCCCACACAATACGGCATTCGTGCGCCACCCATATGATCGAAGCGGGGGCGGATATCAGGACAGTAATGGAATTCCTTGGCCATGCCGATATATCTACTACGCAGATTTATACCCATTTGGATCGGGAATATCTGCAGGAAGTGCACAAGAGTTTTCACCCCAGGGCATGA